The following are encoded together in the Diabrotica undecimpunctata isolate CICGRU chromosome 7, icDiaUnde3, whole genome shotgun sequence genome:
- the LOC140446642 gene encoding uncharacterized protein — translation MDTLKKKRSTYKAQFTRIEKWYSANTSCDDKHQLLSRIDLLKENLAKYDSIQNEIELLDLPSDSEDREEYENKCLDLKCTLQAQVEALNQVSSRPDPDHFSRSGHSHINIKLPNIHLPTFSGNCIEYPSFIDLFRALIVNNSQLSSNVEKFFYLKSYLKGEALKLIDRLPVTDDNFVIALDLLHSRYSNQWQIIRSYYQQLLATPTLQKCTSQWLRQFVANSKAILDALDTVKLSKAELFESLLVHLLEQKLDYSTRRSFEEQVSVNERPSIDDFFHFLSNRCVVLENINSENSIAAQPTSKVTRFQGNDHAHPSKFKVAFHSQSNPSSQMDSKSKPYTSQPKGCGYCSQQNHRIYSCTKFCSLPVSDRIEYSKANKLCYNCLGSKHFLQNCGSKSSCSLCHSRHHSLLHNTRSSAANTHTPIEPSNHTLNHGESSTRSISHTLLTTQPEIDQSSVVHENNFTSRSTVLSTITTHDTHVLLATAKVHIYPVNGRPILARAILDSGSQSSFITESLAKSIGCKRHPSSLHISGILNDSNVIKERVTIDIFPSNSSAKRFTLSCAVIPSITNCLPQIAIDIRKFKIPSHILNRLADEDFGQPAGIDLLIGADAYYELLLPGLEKLGKGLPSLIQTQLGWVVSGSVPLSYLKPHFQPHPKSYTFHSTLGFQETEESLNETLDRFFQQEQELDISKSSEQDELAEAIFVSTTKILKDGSYQVDLPLIHSLAHKELGDSFMCAKNRFLSLEKKFVKHPFLKEEYRKILMEYIELGHGREVPLALCNSKFGNKYFVPHLAVVRDQSSTTKMRVVFDFSAKTTSALSLNDITLRGPKVQPELFEILTRFRTHKFAFTADITKMYRQVKLNPSFHFLQNALWRETPQDQFSCIELTTVSFGQKSAPYLACRVLKDIAQNTSCSTAVKDTLLYQTYVDDILSGCSTEKEIISLRRSLSSTLSSAGFSIHKIRSNSSLAASSAEFSSGSKDIISDKGPCKVLGIKWDPATDVFQVAIPESLTVSLPTKRKILSVIAQCYDPLGFVNPVIVHGKILMQQIWAKNLSCNHTITDPDLLDSWFKFLSSLTNLSSFSIPRCIIEEKDVVQVELHGFCDASTQAYGCCMYLRAEYSDSSVSSTLIAAKSRVAPVRKPLTIPKLELCAMVLLTSLYTKLYAIISRSLTISDSILWSDSMVALSWAHSPSKKWSTFVANRVEIIQNASPSPKWKHIKSELNPADLLSRGKLSDRARSFWASGPPFLLDRSSYLFKNSSFEPMVNLPEEKKGVNVYTKTQKNCWIEYINRFSSFTKLIKSMAYIRRFVYNARHKDRLSGHLSPKELQDSRLFLIRQVQAIFFKSEILSLTQGRLLLNKQIASLNPFIDRSTLLRVGGRLKYSDVPFDQRHPLLLPARNHFTTLLLTSEHQRLGHAGSQTTLNNVRLRYWPLDGLRCVKRIIHSCNTCFRFNAIASTQIMGDLPRERVTSKRPFENTGIDFGGPFCIKSSSLRRAPTSKGYIALFVCLATKAVHLEAVSDLTTDAFLACLKRFIARRGIPSIIYSDNGTNFVGANNHLTLLRKHFSTQPHVFHEFLASQNITWKFIPPRSPHWGGLWETSIKSAKSLLIKITGNSVYTFEQFCTILAQIEAILNSRPLFPLSTDPLDLQPLTPGHFLIGAPMLSYPEVDISCTPDNRLKRWQQCTRVQQLFWKRWTSDYLNRLQNRPKWIHVTPNIKVGDLVLVKNLDYPPLQWPLARVTEVYEGKDHNVRAVQVRTKSGTFIRPITRLIPLPQDETSTHVFGPSSAL, via the coding sequence ATGGACACTCTTAAGAAAAAGCGTAGTACTTACAAGGCGCAATTCACCCGCATAGAAAAGTGGTACAGCGCTAATACATCTTGTGATGATAAACATCAGCTGTTGTCTCGTATAGACCTTCTCAAGGAGAACTTAGCTAAATATGACTCCATTCAAAATGAAATTGAGTTACTGGACTTACCTAGTGACTCAGAGGACAGAGAGGAATATGAAAATAAATGTCTGGATCTAAAATGTACCCTACAAGCTCAAGTCGAAGCCTTAAATCAAGTGTCTTCCCGACCAGATCCTGATCATTTCTCTCGTAGTGGCCACTCTCATATAAATATTAAGCTACCAAATATTCACTTACCCACATTTAGTGGAAATTGCATCGAATATCCTTCGTTTATCGACTTATTCAGAGCCCTAATTGTCAATAATTCACAGTTATCATCAAATGTTgagaaattcttttatttaaaatcataTCTAAAGGGAGAAGCGTTAAAGCTAATTGATAGGTTGCCGGTAACTGATGATAATTTTGTCATAGCTTTAGATTTATTACACAGCCGGTATAGTAACCAATGGCAGATAATCCGCTCATATTATCAGCAGTTACTAGCCACTCCTACATTGCAAAAATGTACTTCGCAATGGCTGAGACAATTCGTTGCAAATTCTAAGGCAATTTTGGATGCCTTAGATACGGTAAAGTTAAGTAAAGCAGAATTGTTTGAATCCTTACTTGTTCATTTATTGGAACAAAAACTTGATTATAGCACTCGTCGCTCATTTGAAGAGCAAGTTTCAGTAAATGAGCGTCCTTCTATTGAtgactttttccattttttgagTAACCGTTGTGTTGTTCTGGAAAATATCAACTCTGAGAATTCCATTGCGGCCCAACCCACGTCTAAAGTGACTAGATTTCAAGGTAATGACCATGCTCACCCAAGTAAGTTTAAGGTAGCTTTTCACTCACAATCAAACCCCTCCAGTCAAATGGATTCAAAATCAAAACCATATACCTCACAGCCCAAAGGATGTGGTTACTGCTCGCAGCAAAATCACCGCATCTACTCATGCACTAAGTTTTGTTCATTGCCTGTATCTGATAGAATTGAATATTCAAAGGCCAATAAGCTCTGTTATAACTGTTTAGGTAGTAAGCACTTTTTACAAAACTGTGGTTCAAAGTCTTCCTGTTCCCTATGCCACTCGAGGCACCATTCTCTTTTACACAACACTCGCAGCTCAGCAGCTAACACTCATACTCCAATTGAGCCCTCTAATCACACACTCAACCACGGAGAGTCTTCCACTCGTTCTATATCTCATACTCTTCTGACGACTCAGCCAGAAATTGACCAGTCCAGCGTCGTACATGAAAATAACTTCACTTCACGCTCAACTGTACTATCGACAATCACTACACATGACACTCACGTCTTGTTGGCTACAGCCAAAGTTCACATTTATCCAGTAAATGGACGACCTATTCTAGCCAGAGCCATTCTGGATTCTGGAAGTCAAAGTTCATTTATCACTGAGTCACTAGCTAAATCAATAGGATGCAAACGGCATCCTTCCAGTCTGCATATCTCGGGAATCCTTAATGATAGTAATGTCATTAAGGAAAGAGTTACAATAGATATCTTTCCTAGCAATTCTTCTGCTAAGCGGTTTACTCTTTCTTGTGCAGTAATACCTTCTATTACAAATTGCCTGCCTCAGATAGCCATTGACATAAGAAAGTTTAAAATTCCCTCTCATATATTAAATAGGCTGGCCGACGAAGATTTCGGTCAACCAGCTGGCATTGATTTGCTCATAGGAGCTGATGCCTACTATGAGCTGTTGCTACCAGGACTTGAAAAGTTGGGGAAAGGATTGCCCTCTCTTATACAGACACAGCTAGGATGGGTTGTGTCTGGCTCTGTACCACTCAGCTATCTTAAACCCCACTTTCAACCTCACCCAAAATCGTACACATTTCACTCGACCCTCGGTTTTCAAGAAACCGAAGAATCACTTAATGAAACCCTAGATCGCTTTTTTCAACAGGAACAAGAGCTTGATATTTCTAAAAGTTCGGAACAGGATGAGCTTGCCGAAGCAATCTTTGTTTCGACGACTAAAATTCTAAAAGACGGCAGCTACCAGGTCGACCTCCCTCTCATTCACTCTTTAGCTCACAAAGAATTGGGCGATTCATTTATGTGTGCTAAAAACAGATTCCTTTCCCTTGAGAAGAAATTTGTCAAGCATCCTTTCCTAAAGgaagaatatagaaaaattcTGATGGAGTATATTGAGCTAGGACACGGAAGGGAAGTCCCTCTGGCCCTTTGTAACTCCAAATTTGGGAATAAATACTTTGTCCCACATTTAGCAGTTGTACGAGACCAAAGCTCTACTACGAAAATGAGAGTCGTTTTCGACTTTTCGGCTAAGACCACTTCAGCTCTCTCCCTAAACGATATCACTCTCCGTGGTCCTAAGGTTCAGCCCGAACTGTTCGAAATTCTTACCAGATTCCGAACTCATAAATTTGCATTTACTGCTGACATAACGAAAATGTATCGGCAGGTGAAACTAAACCCCTCCTTTCACTTTCTTCAGAACGCTTTGTGGCGAGAAACTCCACAAGATCAATTCTCTTGCATTGAACTAACTACAGTTTCATTTGGTCAAAAGAGTGCTCCATATCTGGCCTGTCGAGTTTTAAAGGACATTGCTCAAAATACCTCTTGTTCAACGGCAGTGAAAGACACCCTATTATATCAGACTTATGTGGATGACATCTTATCAGGCTGTAGTACTGAAAAAGAAATCATTTCACTGCGTCGTTCGTTAAGCTCTACTCTTTCTTCCGCTGGCTTCAGTATACACAAGATCAGATCCAATTCATCTCTTGCTGCGTCTTCTGCAGAGTTTAGCAGCGGGTCAAAGGACATTATTTCTGACAAAGGGCCATGCAAGGTGCTAGGCATTAAGTGGGATCCTGCAACTGATGTATTCCAAGTTGCCATTCCAGAGTCGCTTACTGTTAGTTTACCTACCAAACGAAAAATTCTCTCTGTCATAGCGCAGTGCTATGACCCTCTAGGATTTGTCAATCCTGTAATTGTTCACGGAAAAATTCTAATGCAACAAATATGGGCCAAAAATCTCTCTTGTAACCACACTATAACCGATCCCGATCTTTTAGACAGTTGGTTTAAGTTCTTGTCAAGTTTAACCAACCTGTCCTCCTTCTCGATTCCTCGGTGCATAATCGAAGAAAAGGACGTAGTCCAAGTCGAATTACATGGGTTTTGTGATGCCAGTACTCAGGCATATGGATGTTGCATGTATTTAAGAGCAGAATACTCTGATTCATCTGTGTCATCTACACTTATTGCTGCAAAATCGCGTGTAGCTCCAGTGAGAAAACCTCTCACTATACCTAAACTTGAGTTGTGTGCAATGGTTCTCTTAACCAGTCTTTACACCAAGCTTTATGCCATAATATCTCGTTCTCTTACTATTTCTGACAGTATCTTGTGGTCAGATTCTATGGTAGCTCTCTCTTGGGCGCACTCACCTTCCAAAAAATGGTCTACCTTTGTGGCAAACAGGGTGGAAATAATCCAAAACGCTAGCCCTTCCCCAAAGTGGAAGCACATAAAGTCTGAACTCAATCCCGCAGACCTCTTATCTCGGGGTAAGCTTTCAGATCGGGCCAGATCCTTTTGGGCATCTGGACCACCATTTCTACTAGATCGATCTAgctatttgtttaaaaatagcTCGTTTGAGCCTATGGTCAATCTCCCTGAAGAAAAGAAAGGAGTTAATGTATATACCAAAACTCAGAAAAATTGTTGGATCGAATATATAAACCGATTCTCATCATTCACTAAACTTATAAAATCCATGGCGTACATACGTCGGTTTGTGTACAATGCCCGACATAAAGACCGCTTATCTGGTCATTTGTCTCCTAAGGAATTGCAAGATTCCAGACTATTCCTAATACGTCAAGTTCAAGCCATTTTCTTTAAGTCCGAAATACTATCTCTGACACAAGGTCGATTGTTACTTAACAAGCAAATTGCTTCACTAAATCCCTTCATTGACAGGTCTACATTACTTAGAGTAGGTGGTCGACTCAAGTATTCGGATGTACCCTTTGATCAACGACACCCCTTACTGCTCCCTGCGCGTAATCACTTCACTACACTGTTGCTCACCTCAGAGCATCAGCGTCTGGGACATGCAGGATCTCAAACCACCTTAAACAATGTCCGCTTAAGATATTGGCCCCTTGACGGACTTAGGTGTGTAAAACGTATAATACACTCATGCAACACTTGCTTTAGGTTTAATGCCATCGCCTCAACCCAAATTATGGGAGATCTCCCTCGTGAACGAGTCACATCGAAACGACCTTTCGAAAACACAGGAATAGATTTTGGAGGCCCCTTTTGCATAAAGTCCTCTTCCTTGAGAAGAGCCCCTACATCTAAAGGTTACATAGCATTGTTTGTATGCTTAGCTACCAAAGCAGTCCATTTAGAAGCAGTGTCTGACCTCACGACAGACGCCTTCCTGGCTTGTCTTAAAAGATTCATAGCTAGACGTGGTATCCCATCCATTATCTACAGTGACAATGGAACTAATTTTGTGGGTGCCAATAACCATCTCACTCTTCTTAGAAAACATTTCTCAACACAGCCTCATGTGTTTCACGAGTTCCTTGCTTCTCAAAATATCACTTGGAAATTTATTCCTCCCAGATCCCCACACTGGGGTGGATTATGGGAAACCTCAATTAAAAGTGCTAAGTCACTTTTGATTAAAATCACTGGTAACTCTGTATATACCTTTGAACAATTCTGCACTATTCTTGCTCAAATAGAGGCCATTCTTAACTCTCGCCCTCTATTCCCATTGTCTACTGATCCATTAGACCTACAGCCTCTTACTCCAGGACACTTCTTAATAGGTGCTCCCATGTTATCTTATCCAGAGGTAGATATTTCATGCACTCCGGATAATCGACTGAAGCGCTGGCAGCAGTGTACTCGAGTTCAGCAACTCTTTTGGAAGCGTTGGACCTCGGATTACCTAAATCGGCTCCAAAACCGACCCAAATGGATTCACGTAACTCCTAATATTAAAGTCGGCGATTTAGTTTTGGTTAAAAACCTTGACTACCCTCCCTTACAGTGGCCACTAGCTCGGGTGACCGAAGTTTATGAAGGAAAAGACCACAACGTTCGAGCAGTTCAAGTTCGCACGAAAAGTGGAACGTTCATTCGCCCTATCACTAGACTGATCCCCTTACCGCAAGATGAGACTTCAACGCATGTTTTTGGCCCTTCTTCCGCCTTATAG